A region of the Microbacterium sp. SL75 genome:
GGGGGCGGCGCCTGTCCAGGGTCTGAGATTCGCACAAGGTCAGTTGGCGGGGCCGGGGGTCGGCTGAGGTTGTGTGGATTGCCGAGGTTGTGCGGGGCGTGCTGAGGCGGCGCGTGCACAAGGTTTGAGATTCGCGCAAGGTCAGTTGGCGGGGCCGGGGGTCGGCTGAGGTTGTGCGGATTGTGGAGGTTGTGCGGGGCGTGCGGGGGCGGCGGGTGCACGAGGTTTGAGATTCGCGCAAGGTCAGTTGGCGGGGGTGCTGCTTGGCTGAGGTTCTGCGGATTGCCGAGGATGTGCGGGGCGTGCTGAGGCGGCGCGTGCACAAGGTTTGAGATTCGCGCACGATCAGGTGCGGGGGTCGCTGCTTGGCTGGGGTTGTGCGGGTTACCGAGGTTGTGACGCGCCGGTCAGTCGGGGTCGCGGCCGCGGAGTTTCTCGGTGTCGCGCAGGTCGCGCTAGATCTGAAATTCGCGCAAGGTCAGTTGGCGGGGGCGCGGTTCGGCTGGGGTGTGGGGGTTGTGCCGGGATGTGCGGGGCGGCGGGTGCACGAGGTTTGAGATTCGCGCGAGGTCAGCCGGCGGGGCCGGGGGTCGGCTGAGGTTGTGCGAATTGTGGAGGTTGCTCGGGGCGGGGCGTGCTCAGGGTCTGAGATTGGCACAAGGTCAGTTGGCGGGGCCGGGGGCCGGCTGAGGTTCTGCGGATTGCCGAGGCTGTGACGCGCGGTCAGTTGGGGTCGCGGCCTCGGAGCTTTTCGATGTCGCGGCGGTCCCGCTTGGTGGGGCGACCGGCGCCGCGATCGCGCACCGGAACGAACGGCATGCTCTCTTTCGAGGGCGGCGGGGGAGTGCGGTCGTCCACCGACTCCGCGACGAGGGCCGCGCCGACACGCTTCGCGATCGTCTTCTTCACGACGAGGATCCGGTCGAAGCCCTGGATGCGCACACGCAACTCATCGCCGGGGCGCACAGGTTGGGCGGCCTTGGCCCGCTCACCGTTGACCCGGACGTGCCCCGCGCGGCACGCGGTGGTCGCCGCAGACCGGGTCTTGTAGACGCGCACCGCCCAGAGCCACGCATCGACGCGTGCGGTGGTCGCGGCATCCGTCATGTCAGGTCTTTCGTCGGCGAACCTCCATCGTAGGTCGGGCGGTCAGTCGCGCAGGCTCAGCGAGACGAGGGCGCGATCGGGCTTGGGGCGATCGACGATGTCGAAGCCCGCCTTCTCGAACATCGACACGGTGCCGCGATACAGCTGGTTGGCGGAGCGCTTCGTGACGGTGGTGTCGAGGGGATACGCCTCGATGACGCGGGCGTCGGCCTCGCGGGCGGTGGAGACCGCGGCATCCAGGAGCCTCTTCATCAGGCCTTGACCGCGGTGG
Encoded here:
- a CDS encoding RNA-binding S4 domain-containing protein — protein: MTDAATTARVDAWLWAVRVYKTRSAATTACRAGHVRVNGERAKAAQPVRPGDELRVRIQGFDRILVVKKTIAKRVGAALVAESVDDRTPPPPSKESMPFVPVRDRGAGRPTKRDRRDIEKLRGRDPN